From one Esox lucius isolate fEsoLuc1 chromosome 11, fEsoLuc1.pri, whole genome shotgun sequence genomic stretch:
- the LOC106024077 gene encoding ELKS/Rab6-interacting/CAST family member 1-like, with protein MQKEISKLMMEKQLAQQEIDRLKLRQKVIKNQRPRLAWNDKPIETKREEREIKAGLERQGINEKAKQDEETIKALTQEIERLREIKPEMSYKKDEDICNLESERVKLVNKKVQDLERDVERLKEIEQERSFKGERTMHIAKIEDVQLVNKQLNDLKSEVEILKQKQLFQKQRSMHIAESEGVKLFTKQLNDLKREVNNLKEDMTSKEIQYERRFEVAKKAHKRQNERMKQVNQHLLQLEKEVVIIKEAIGLNECTGLERIGDGNRETKNDGREKDIKQSIEKEMEINQEQYELEENFKTIKQQMVEFDKVNNCPKATMQFKGEMIQPNPGRSNGPSHYRIYSSTDTIMTVPYKLLQRGPDFQPLLDS; from the exons ATGCAGAAGGAGATCAGCAAGCTGATGATGGAAAAACAGCTTGCACAG caagaaattGATAGATTAAAGCTGAGGCAGAAAGTCATTAAGAATCAGAGACCACGTCTAGCTTGGAACGACAAACCGATTGAGACAAagcgagaggagagagagataaaagcaGGATTAGAGAGACAAGGAATAAATGAGAAAGCAAAACAGGACGAGGAAACGATAAAAGCACTGACACAAGAGattgagagattgagagagattaAGCCAGAAATGTCTTATAAAAAAGATGAAGACATTTGTAATCTAGAAAGTGAGAGAGTTAAACTGGTCAACAAAAAGGTACAAGATTTGGAGAGAGATGTTGAGAGACTGAAAGAAATTGAACAGGAAAGGTCATTTAAAGGAGAAAGAACAATGCATATTGCAAAAATCGAAGACGTTCAACTAGTCAACAAACAGCTAAATGACTTGAAGAGTGAGGTTGAAATATTGAAACAGAAGCAGTTATTTCAAAAGCAAAGATCCATGCATATTGCAGAGAGTGAGGGAGTTAAACTGTTCACCAAACAGCTAAACGACTTGAAGAGAGAGGTTAACAATTTGAAAGAAGACATGACAAGTAAAGAAATTCAATATGAAAGAAGATTTGAAGTTGCAAAAAAAGCGCATAAAAGACAGaatgaaagaatgaaacaaGTTAACCAACATTTACTACAACTAGAGAAAGAAGTAGTGATAATTAAAGAAGCGATTGGATTGAATGAGTGTACTGGTTTAGAGAGAATAGGTgatggaaacagagagacaaagaatgATGGAAGAGAAAAAGACATTAAACAAAGCattgagaaagagatggagattaACCAAGAACAATATGAATTGGAGGAAAACTTCAAGACAATCAAGCAACAGATGGTAGAATTTGATAAAGTGAATAACTGCCCTAAAGCAACCATGCAGTTCAAAGGTGAAATGATACAG CCAAACCCCGGAAGGTCCAATGGCCCCTCCCATTACCGTATTTACTCTAGTACTGATACCATCATGACCGTACCTTATAAACTACTGCAGAGAGGACCTGACTTCCAGCCCCTGCTGGATAGTTAA